In Vicugna pacos chromosome 1, VicPac4, whole genome shotgun sequence, a single window of DNA contains:
- the LOC107033590 gene encoding uncharacterized protein yields MPRAPHPPTHHSQPRPAHLPAQSPTMADACCSRTYVISASTLSVCSSDPNCGSRVCSPTACTGFSRQVDDCQESYCEPPCCTPGPCLSLLCAPASCEPCPCPSACTSSCTALCSPQSSCQPSCCTSSPCQQDCCAPLCCRPVCCRPVCCTPVCCRPVCCRPVCFRPVCCEPTPCPSSCCRPSSSVSLLCRPVCRPACCAPAPSCQPSCCRPASCVSLLCHPRCSRSACCVPDSA; encoded by the coding sequence ATGCCCAGAGCACCTCACCCACCCACTCACCACTCACAGCCCCGTCCAGCTCACCTCCCGGCACAAAGCCCCACCATGGCTGACGCCTGCTGCTCCAGGACTTATGTTATCTCTGCATCCACCCTGTCTGTCTGTTCCAGTGACCCGAACTGTGGCAGCCGCGTCTGCTCACCCACTGCCTGCACTGGCTTCTCCCGGCAGGTGGACGATTGCCAGGAGAGCTACTGCGAGCCCCCCTGCTGCACCCCGGGCCCCTGCCTGAGCCTCCTCTGCGCCCCAGCAAGCTgtgagccctgcccctgcccatcaGCCTGCACCAGCTCCTGCACGGCCTTGTGCAGCCCGCAGTCTAGCTGCCAGCCCTCCTGCTGCACCTCCTCCCCCTGCCAGCAGGACTGCTGTGCGCCCCTCTGCTGCAGGCCCGTGTGCTGCAGGCCCGTGTGCTGCACACCTGTCTGCTGCAGGCCTGTCTGCTGCAGGCCCGTGTGCTTCAGGCCCGTGTGCTGTgagcccaccccctgcccctcgtCCTGCTGCAGACCCTCCTCCTCCGTGTCCCTGCTCTGCCGCCCCGTGTGCAGACCCGCCTGCtgtgcccctgccccctcctgccaGCCCAGCTGTTGCCGCCCGGCCTCCTGCGTGTCCCTGCTCTGCCACCCCAGGTGCTCCCGCTCGGCCTGCTGTGTCCCCGACTCGGCCTAG
- the LOC116281925 gene encoding uncharacterized protein, which yields MAAPALSTCSGDLSYGSRVCLAGPCDSCTGSSWQVDDCPESCCEPPCCTPAPCLSLLCAPASCEPCPCPSACTSSCTALCCPQPSCQPSCCASSPCQQDCCEPVCCRPVCCRPVCCRPVCCRPVCCRPVCCRPVCCRPVCCEPTPCPSSCCRPSSCVSLLCRPRCSHPTCCGLETQAARGIKANSTQHLTHSLRHTLSLTHSPSYSPTAPTMAAPALSVCSSDLSYGSRVCLAGPCDSCTGSSWQVDDCPESCCEPPCCEPRCCEPHCCAPAPCLSLLCAPASCEPCPCPSACTSSCTALCCPQPSCQPSCCTSSPCQQDCCAPLCCRPVCCRPVCCRPVCCRPVCCTPVCCRPVCCRPVCCEPTPCPSSCCRPSSSVSLLCRPVCRPACCAPASSCQPSCCRPASCVSLLCRPVCRPACCAPAPSCQPSCCRPASCVSLLCRPRCSHTACY from the exons ATGGCCGCGCCCGCCCTGTCCACCTGCTCCGGCGACCTGAGCTACGGCAGCCGGGTCTGCCTGGCCGGTCCCTGTGACTCCTGCACCGGCTCCTCCTGGCAGGTGGACGACTGCCCAGAGAGCTGCTGCGAGCCCCCCTGCTGCACCCCGGCCCCCTGCCTGAGCCTCCTCTGCGCCCCAGCGAGCTgtgagccctgcccctgcccatctGCCTGCACCAGCTCCTGCACGGCCTTGTGCTGCCCGCAGCCTAGCTGCCAGCCCTCCTGCTGCGCCTCCTCCCCCTGCCAGCAGGACTGCTGTGAGCCTGTGTGCTGCAGGCCTGTGTGCTGCAGGCCCGTGTGCTGCAGGCCCGTGTGCTGCAGGCCTGTCTGCTGCAGGCCCGTGTGCTGCAG GCCCGTGTGCTGCAGGCCCGTGTGCTGTgagcccaccccctgcccctcgtCCTGCTGCAGACCCTCCTCCTGCGTGTCCCTGCTCTGCCGCCCCAGGTGCTCCCACCCCACCTGCTGC GGCCTGGAAACACAAGCTGCGAGGGGTATAAAAGCCAACAGCACACAGCACCTTACACACTCACTCAGACACACActctcactcacacactcacCCTCCTACAGCCCCACCGCCCCCACCATGGCCGCGCCTGCCCTGTCTGTCTGTTCCAGCGACCTGAGCTACGGCAGCCGGGTCTGCCTGGCCGGTCCCTGTGACTCCTGCACCGGCTCCTCCTGGCAGGTGGACGACTGTCCAGAGAGCTGCTGCGAGCCCCCGTGCTGTGAGCCCCGCTGCTGTGAGCCCCACTGCTGCGCCCCGGCCCCTTGCCTGAGCCTCCTCTGCGCCCCAGCGAGCTgtgagccctgcccctgcccatctGCCTGCACCAGCTCCTGCACGGCCTTGTGCTGCCCGCAGCCTAGCTGCCAGCCCTCCTGCTGCACCTCCTCCCCCTGCCAGCAGGACTGCTGTGCGCCCCTCTGCTGCAGGCCCGTGTGCTGCAGGCCCGTGTGCTGCAGGCCCGTGTGCTGCAGGCCCGTCTGCTGCACGCCTGTCTGCTGCAGGCCCGTGTGCTGCAGGCCCGTGTGCTGTgagcccaccccctgcccctcgtCCTGCTGCAGAccctcctcctctgtgtccctGCTCTGCCGCCCCGTGTGCAGACCCGCCTGCTGTGCCCCCGCCTCCTCCTGCCAGCCCAGCTGCTGCCGCCCAGCCTCCTGCGTGTCCCTGCTCTGCCGCCCCGTGTGCAGACCCGCCTGctgtgcccccgccccctcctgccAGCCCAGCTGCTGCCGCCCGGCCTCCTGCGTGTCCCTGCTCTGCCGCCCCAGGTGCTCCCACACCGCCTGCTACTGA
- the LOC140698814 gene encoding uncharacterized protein — protein MATPALSTCSSDLSYSSRVCLPSPCDSCTGSSWQVDDCPESCCEPPCCAPAPCLSLLCAPASCEPCPCPSACTSSCTALCCLQSSCQPSCCTSSPCQQDCCEPVCCRPVCCRPVCCTPVCCRPVCYTPVCCRPVCCEPTLCPSSCCRPSSSVSLLCRPVCRPACCAPAPSCQPSCCPPASCVSLLCRPVCRPACCAPAPSCQPSCCRPASCVSLLCRPRCSHPTCCVPDSA, from the coding sequence atggCCACGCCCGCCCTGTCCACCTGCTCCAGCGACCTGAGCTACAGCAGCCGGGTCTGCCTGCCCAGTCCCTGTGACTCCTGCACCGGCTCCTCCTGGCAGGTGGACGACTGCCCAGAGAGCTGCTGTGAGCCCCCCTGCTGTGCCCCAGCCCCGTGCCTGAGCCTCCTCTGCGCCCCAGCGAGCTgtgagccctgcccctgcccatcaGCCTGCACCAGCTCCTGCACGGCCTTGTGCTGCCTGCAGTCTAGCTGCCAGCCCTCCTGCTGCACCTCCTCCCCCTGCCAGCAGGACTGCTGTGAGCCCGTGTGCTGCAGGCCCGTGTGCTGCAGGCCTGTGTGCTGCACACCTGTCTGCTGCAGGCCTGTCTGCTACACACCTGTCTGCTGCAGGCCCGTGTGCTGTgagcccaccctctgcccctcatCCTGCTGCAGACCCTCCTCCTCCGTGTCCCTGCTCTGCCGCCCCGTGTGCAGACCCGCCTGctgtgcccccgccccctcctgccAGCCCAGCTGCTGCCCCCCGGCCTCCTGCGTGTCCCTGCTCTGCCGCCCCGTGTGCAGACCCGCCTGCtgtgcccctgccccctcctgccaGCCCAGCTGCTGCCGCCCGGCCTCCTGCGTGTCCCTGCTCTGCCGCCCCAGGTGCTCCCACCCCACCTGCTGCGTCCCTGACTCAGCCTAG